A section of the Anaerolineales bacterium genome encodes:
- a CDS encoding potassium transporter: protein MKISRAASKANRQRRIQIRQITGTPEGRQFPVALQLLVGLLMLIAIGTVLLLIPGAANRRLSFMEALFTATSASAVTGLSLFPISTELTIWGKLVVLALVQVGGVGFIVSVALFFRLIGHQISLGDRLAVTSSLGLDRSEDIIKIMLRAIGLMLLIEGLGAASLFLHWKLAGIVPAGKSIFYAIFHAVTAYCNAGFDLFYGLPEYPNGIPTDNLSMLILGGLIILGGLGIPIYMDLIFRRHRPFSLHTRITISITLILIFIGWIGLLISEYRQPGVLSSMSFGQRSILAWFQSVSARTAGFASLPGFSELNFPSILLLIGLMFIGTAPASTGGGITTGTFVILWLAIISYARGLDKIQVGKHSLPSNLIIRALVVFVISLMLVIVGTWLILLTNPFNLEQVLFEVVSAYSTTGLSLGITSGLNTIGQFIIMITMVAGRLGAITIMISLLGRDRRKNLVEYPEESILIG, encoded by the coding sequence ATGAAAATTTCGCGTGCTGCATCCAAAGCTAACAGGCAGCGTAGGATCCAAATCCGTCAGATTACTGGTACTCCCGAAGGACGACAATTCCCGGTAGCCCTTCAGTTGCTAGTGGGTTTACTCATGTTGATCGCAATAGGTACCGTCCTGCTGCTCATTCCCGGTGCAGCCAACCGAAGATTATCATTCATGGAAGCCCTTTTTACAGCCACTTCAGCCTCAGCAGTCACCGGCTTAAGCCTTTTCCCAATCAGCACCGAGCTGACCATATGGGGTAAACTGGTTGTCCTGGCATTAGTCCAGGTCGGCGGGGTGGGATTTATCGTGTCTGTTGCGCTATTCTTTCGCTTGATCGGGCACCAAATCTCTCTCGGTGATCGCCTGGCAGTGACCAGCTCTCTGGGTTTAGACCGATCGGAGGATATCATCAAGATAATGCTCCGGGCGATTGGGTTAATGCTATTAATCGAAGGTCTAGGTGCCGCATCGCTATTCTTACACTGGAAGCTCGCTGGAATTGTCCCAGCTGGGAAATCTATCTTTTATGCCATTTTCCATGCCGTTACGGCTTATTGCAATGCTGGTTTCGACCTCTTTTATGGTCTTCCCGAATACCCCAATGGGATTCCAACCGATAATCTCAGTATGCTTATCCTTGGAGGGTTGATCATCCTGGGAGGCCTGGGAATTCCCATTTATATGGACCTAATATTTCGCCGCCATCGACCATTTTCTTTGCACACCCGCATCACGATCAGTATCACTTTAATCCTTATCTTCATTGGTTGGATAGGATTATTGATCTCCGAGTATCGCCAGCCTGGCGTATTGAGTAGTATGTCTTTTGGTCAAAGGTCTATCCTGGCCTGGTTTCAATCGGTGTCGGCCAGGACAGCGGGCTTCGCAAGTTTACCCGGTTTCAGCGAGCTTAATTTCCCATCAATTTTATTATTGATCGGCCTGATGTTCATTGGTACTGCTCCCGCTTCGACTGGAGGTGGTATCACCACGGGCACCTTTGTGATCCTGTGGCTGGCAATTATCAGTTATGCCCGTGGGCTGGATAAAATTCAGGTTGGCAAACACTCGCTACCGAGTAACCTGATTATTCGTGCACTTGTTGTTTTTGTGATCAGCTTGATGTTGGTTATTGTGGGAACGTGGTTGATCCTGCTGACGAACCCGTTCAATTTAGAACAAGTATTATTCGAAGTCGTTTCTGCGTATTCAACCACGGGGTTATCCCTCGGTATCACAAGTGGATTGAACACCATCGGCCAATTCATTATCATGATCACTATGGTCGCAGGCCGTTTGGGTGCAATCACCATCATGATTTCCTTACTCGGACGTGATAGGCGAAAGAATCTGGTCGAGTACCCAGAGGAATCGATCCTAATTGGGTAA
- a CDS encoding DNA-binding response regulator yields the protein MIVDDHPVVRDGLKSMFLVFNDLELIGEAENGRAALEFCQKNTPDVILMDILMPEMDGISATQLIRKQYPQVKVIILTSYSEDYLVHKSLEAGAIGYTLKNAPIDDLANAIRSAYAGRPTLASEATMALIRSKTGPLNPGMDLSPRELEVLALIVQGLNNEQIADKLVISPATARHHVSACLQKLGATNRAQAASLAVKYRLVS from the coding sequence ATGATCGTGGATGACCATCCGGTCGTTCGCGATGGCCTAAAGAGCATGTTCCTCGTTTTTAATGACCTTGAGTTAATCGGTGAAGCAGAGAATGGGCGCGCTGCACTAGAATTTTGCCAGAAAAACACTCCGGATGTAATACTGATGGACATCCTTATGCCAGAGATGGATGGTATTAGCGCGACACAGCTCATCCGTAAGCAATACCCACAGGTGAAAGTTATTATACTGACCAGTTATTCCGAGGACTATCTGGTGCATAAATCCTTGGAAGCGGGAGCTATAGGCTACACATTAAAAAATGCGCCGATTGATGATCTCGCAAATGCGATCCGTTCCGCTTATGCTGGACGGCCAACCCTGGCATCCGAAGCTACCATGGCTCTCATCCGTTCGAAGACAGGCCCTCTTAATCCCGGTATGGACCTGAGCCCGCGTGAGCTTGAAGTATTGGCTTTAATCGTGCAAGGGTTAAACAATGAACAGATCGCCGATAAACTTGTTATCAGTCCAGCGACGGCCAGGCATCATGTCAGCGCCTGCCTCCAAAAATTAGGGGCGACCAACCGTGCGCAAGCTGCCTCGCTTGCGGTGAAATACCGATTGGTCAGCTGA
- a CDS encoding potassium uptake system protein — protein MPSLAKNKEKEFAIIGLGRFGNSLARRLEELGHPVLGIDNDSQRVKAITDEIHEAVILDATNEAALRQVDITAFQTVVVAIGRNFEASALITSTLKNLGIPQVISLSNTDRHRQILLRIGADRVILPDEESGHRLAEELSIPGILEELPLSQDYHLIEIKPSTWLLGKGIKECEEYDVIVVLILRGDELIISPDLNTHILQNDILVLVGNKERLVEFSNLQ, from the coding sequence ATGCCATCACTCGCAAAAAATAAAGAGAAGGAATTTGCCATTATCGGGTTGGGACGGTTCGGTAATAGCCTGGCACGCCGGTTGGAAGAACTCGGCCATCCGGTGTTGGGTATAGACAACGACTCGCAGAGGGTAAAGGCAATCACAGACGAAATTCATGAGGCTGTCATCCTGGATGCCACCAATGAAGCTGCTTTACGCCAGGTGGATATCACCGCCTTTCAGACAGTGGTGGTAGCGATTGGCAGGAATTTTGAAGCGAGTGCCTTGATCACCTCCACGCTAAAAAACCTGGGGATACCCCAGGTTATCTCCCTATCAAATACGGATAGACACCGGCAGATATTATTACGGATTGGTGCTGACCGGGTGATCCTGCCAGATGAAGAGAGTGGCCACCGGCTAGCAGAGGAGCTTAGCATCCCGGGAATTCTTGAAGAGCTTCCGTTAAGCCAGGATTATCACCTGATCGAGATAAAACCCTCGACCTGGTTGCTAGGCAAAGGGATTAAGGAATGTGAGGAATATGATGTGATTGTGGTGCTCATCCTGCGGGGCGATGAACTGATTATTAGTCCTGACCTGAACACCCACATCTTACAAAATGATATTCTGGTGCTGGTGGGTAATAAGGAACGATTGGTAGAATTCAGTAACCTGCAATGA